One segment of Chloroflexota bacterium DNA contains the following:
- a CDS encoding 2-dehydropantoate 2-reductase has product MRIAIVGAGGVGAYLGVLLAGQNHQITLIDRGEHVKALARDGVHITSRARGELRAKLPATSDPASVGEVDLVLYCVKTYHNAEAIPSMRPLVGPETRILTLQNGVGNVEQLAEAYGARAVLGAALTGGGTRVAPGKIDHVLPVESEVLELGALDPASRPAAEAAVAVLQPTGLTVRLVEDIQRTLWIKVLAMASLASVGCLTRVGTADWREHPGTRGLYASLVTEAAAVGRAEGLDIDDATVTQMLGQPDRLGPAHRTSMAADLERGVPMEVEAVQGEVVRRGAKHGLSIPSFEAAYGVLALLNSRAQA; this is encoded by the coding sequence ATGCGTATCGCCATCGTTGGCGCGGGGGGCGTCGGCGCGTACCTCGGCGTCCTGCTCGCCGGTCAGAACCACCAGATCACGCTGATCGACCGTGGCGAGCACGTCAAGGCGCTCGCCCGTGACGGCGTGCACATCACCAGCCGCGCGCGCGGTGAGCTGCGTGCGAAGCTGCCGGCCACCAGCGACCCGGCCTCGGTCGGCGAGGTTGACCTCGTGCTCTACTGCGTCAAGACCTACCACAACGCCGAGGCGATCCCCTCGATGCGTCCGCTGGTCGGCCCCGAGACGCGCATCCTGACGCTCCAGAACGGCGTCGGGAACGTCGAGCAGCTAGCCGAAGCGTACGGGGCACGGGCGGTGCTCGGTGCGGCGTTGACGGGCGGCGGTACGCGCGTCGCCCCTGGCAAGATCGATCATGTGCTGCCCGTCGAGTCCGAGGTGCTGGAGCTAGGCGCGCTGGACCCGGCCTCGCGGCCGGCCGCCGAAGCTGCCGTGGCCGTCCTCCAGCCGACCGGCCTGACGGTCCGACTGGTGGAGGATATCCAGCGGACGCTCTGGATCAAGGTGCTGGCGATGGCGTCCCTGGCGTCCGTCGGCTGCCTGACGCGCGTCGGGACGGCGGACTGGCGAGAGCATCCTGGCACGCGCGGCCTGTACGCCAGCCTGGTCACGGAGGCGGCGGCTGTCGGGCGGGCCGAGGGGCTGGACATCGACGACGCGACGGTGACCCAGATGCTCGGGCAGCCGGACCGGCTCGGCCCGGCGCACCGCACCTCGATGGCGGCGGACCTGGAGCGCGGCGTCCCGATGGAGGTCGAGGCGGTGCAGGGCGAGGTCGTGCGTCGCGGCGCGAAGCACGGCCTCAGCATCCCGTCGTTCGAGGCAGCCTACGGGGTGCTGGCGCTGCTGAACAGCCGCGCACAGGCCTGA
- a CDS encoding HD-GYP domain-containing protein, which yields MTEDVLQDGALAQERRQHPNELERVYAQAQAYADELQQLYAQRNAAEAELARKVEELERSHEQLLAYATDLGALNSLLRATYRQTLEALGRAVDRRDGMTGGHCVRVAEYSRLLGQRIIGPKPQDLQVLEYGALLHDVGKIAVPDAILRKNGPLTDEEWAIMREHPCLGHEILYGIGFLTNSLPIVLHHHERFDGQGYPHGLRGAAIPLGARIFSAADAFDAMTADRHYRQALSLDEAMAELHKNSGTQFDPEVIAVMDELADELYALRTHG from the coding sequence ATGACTGAGGACGTTCTCCAGGATGGTGCTCTCGCGCAGGAGCGCCGGCAGCATCCTAACGAGCTGGAGCGCGTCTACGCCCAGGCCCAGGCGTACGCCGACGAGCTGCAGCAGTTGTATGCCCAGCGCAACGCCGCCGAGGCCGAGCTGGCCCGAAAGGTCGAGGAGCTGGAGCGCTCCCACGAGCAGCTGCTCGCCTACGCGACCGACCTTGGCGCGCTCAACAGCCTGCTCCGCGCCACCTATCGCCAGACCCTCGAAGCGCTCGGGCGGGCCGTCGACCGGCGCGACGGCATGACCGGCGGTCACTGTGTCCGTGTGGCCGAGTACAGCCGCCTCCTGGGCCAGCGGATCATCGGGCCGAAGCCGCAGGATCTCCAGGTGCTGGAGTACGGCGCGCTCCTCCACGACGTCGGCAAGATCGCCGTCCCCGACGCGATCCTTCGCAAGAACGGCCCCCTCACCGACGAGGAGTGGGCCATCATGCGCGAGCATCCGTGCCTCGGCCACGAGATCCTGTACGGGATCGGGTTTCTGACCAACTCCCTGCCCATCGTGCTGCACCATCACGAGCGGTTCGACGGCCAGGGCTACCCGCACGGGCTGCGCGGCGCGGCGATCCCGCTCGGGGCGCGCATCTTCTCGGCCGCCGACGCCTTCGACGCGATGACCGCCGACCGCCACTACCGCCAGGCGCTCTCGCTCGACGAGGCGATGGCCGAGCTGCACAAGAACAGCGGGACGCAGTTCGACCCCGAGGTGATCGCCGTGATGGACGAGCTGGCCGACGAGCTGTACGCGCTGCGGACCCACGGCTGA
- the ggt gene encoding gamma-glutamyltransferase: MVVSAQRSTAAEALGGPQNGAYRPPSVGMNGVVSTAHGLAATAGLRILMEGGNAIDAAVAVGAALGVVEPFMSGLGGGGGFMLFHEGTTGQVYGLDYIGLPPAASDPTVFSSIEAISRDVRSSTVPGTLGGWLAALERFGTMDRAAVFKPAIGLAEGGWPITPFAAKQLSECEKALGRFESSRGEYLPQGRPPVNGEVVPRPNLARTYREVVEGGAETFYRGALAKRIATATQAAGGWLTEADFAAFAPKWVEPLSITYRGRTIQTLPPPSLGLQYLECLKILEAFDLPEIGHNSTEYLHLLLETIKLASADRTRWSREPNPVIQALISPEYSAARRALIDREQAQPSEGERYLPVKQGEVAPGDPARYARDHTTHFEVADRWGNIVAITQSLGAAFGSGFVAGDTGLVLNNFLYWTDLDPASPNYMAPGKPRESAMSPCIVSENGRPILGIGTPGSYGILQTTLQMLINKLDFGMNIQASIEAPRVRAFERTLVDAESRISADTLAGLRSRGHDINELEGWTWKVGGGHGVAIDPDSGVLTGGADPRRDGVSVAF, from the coding sequence ATGGTCGTATCGGCACAGCGCAGCACGGCAGCGGAGGCGCTCGGCGGACCGCAGAACGGCGCGTATCGTCCGCCGTCGGTGGGGATGAACGGCGTCGTCAGCACGGCGCACGGGCTGGCCGCCACGGCCGGCCTCCGCATCCTGATGGAGGGCGGCAACGCCATCGACGCCGCCGTGGCCGTCGGGGCGGCGCTCGGGGTCGTCGAGCCGTTCATGTCCGGCCTGGGCGGTGGCGGCGGCTTCATGCTGTTCCACGAGGGCACGACCGGCCAGGTCTACGGGCTCGACTACATCGGGCTGCCGCCGGCCGCGTCCGATCCGACCGTCTTCAGCAGCATCGAGGCGATCAGCCGCGACGTCCGCTCCTCGACGGTCCCGGGGACGCTCGGCGGGTGGCTGGCGGCGCTGGAGCGCTTCGGCACGATGGACCGCGCCGCCGTCTTCAAGCCGGCCATCGGGTTGGCCGAGGGCGGCTGGCCGATCACCCCGTTCGCCGCGAAGCAACTGTCCGAGTGCGAGAAGGCGCTGGGCCGGTTCGAGTCGTCACGCGGGGAGTATCTGCCGCAGGGCCGCCCGCCCGTCAACGGCGAGGTGGTCCCGCGCCCGAACCTGGCGCGAACCTACCGCGAGGTGGTCGAGGGCGGCGCGGAGACGTTCTACCGGGGCGCGCTGGCGAAGCGGATCGCGACGGCCACCCAGGCGGCCGGTGGCTGGCTGACCGAGGCCGACTTCGCCGCCTTCGCGCCCAAGTGGGTGGAGCCGCTCTCGATCACCTACCGGGGCCGGACGATCCAGACGTTGCCGCCACCGTCGCTCGGGCTGCAGTACCTGGAGTGCCTCAAGATTCTGGAGGCGTTCGACCTGCCGGAGATCGGTCACAACTCCACGGAGTACCTGCATCTCCTGCTGGAGACGATCAAACTCGCCAGCGCCGACCGCACCCGCTGGAGCCGCGAGCCGAACCCGGTCATCCAGGCGTTGATCTCGCCCGAGTACAGCGCCGCGCGCCGCGCGTTGATCGACCGCGAGCAGGCCCAGCCCAGCGAGGGCGAGCGCTACCTGCCCGTCAAGCAGGGTGAGGTCGCGCCGGGCGACCCTGCCCGCTACGCCCGCGATCACACCACCCACTTCGAGGTCGCCGACCGCTGGGGCAACATTGTGGCGATTACCCAGAGTCTCGGGGCCGCCTTCGGGAGCGGCTTCGTGGCCGGCGACACCGGGCTGGTGCTCAACAACTTCCTCTACTGGACGGACCTGGACCCGGCCAGCCCGAACTACATGGCGCCCGGCAAGCCGCGTGAGAGCGCGATGTCTCCATGCATCGTCTCGGAGAACGGGCGGCCCATCCTGGGAATCGGGACGCCCGGCTCCTACGGCATCCTGCAGACGACGCTCCAGATGCTGATCAACAAGCTGGACTTCGGGATGAACATCCAGGCCAGCATTGAGGCGCCGCGCGTGCGGGCCTTCGAGCGCACCCTGGTGGATGCCGAATCGCGGATCTCGGCGGACACGCTGGCCGGGCTGCGATCTCGCGGCCACGACATCAACGAGCTGGAAGGCTGGACCTGGAAGGTCGGCGGCGGCCACGGCGTCGCCATCGACCCAGACTCCGGCGTGCTGACCGGCGGCGCGGACCCGCGCCGGGATGGCGTCAGCGTAGCGTTCTAG
- a CDS encoding ABC-2 family transporter protein, with protein MRLYWELARCGYRRTAIYRTAAISGAITNTFFGFLRAYMFIALYEARGEVGGYTLADTLAFTFITQGMAALIGLWGWWPIAESVQDGSVASDLSRPYDYQFAWMAQDYGRALYQFVARSAPPFVVGMVAFGITLPGDPLIWLALVPTVILSVGVSYGWRFCLNLSTFWWTDHRGTAGIAMMIGMLFSGFLVPIAMWPDGLREIGYLSPFAAMVAIPIDVFLGKLSGTDVLAALALQAFWLVALLALGRLVLSAALHKLVVQGG; from the coding sequence GTGCGGCTCTACTGGGAGTTGGCGCGCTGCGGCTATCGGCGAACGGCGATCTACCGCACGGCGGCGATCTCGGGTGCGATCACCAACACGTTCTTCGGGTTCCTGCGGGCCTACATGTTCATCGCGCTGTACGAGGCGCGCGGGGAGGTTGGCGGCTACACCCTGGCAGACACCCTCGCGTTCACCTTCATCACCCAGGGGATGGCCGCGCTGATCGGGCTGTGGGGCTGGTGGCCCATCGCGGAGTCGGTCCAGGACGGGAGCGTCGCCAGCGATCTCTCACGCCCCTACGACTATCAATTTGCCTGGATGGCCCAGGACTACGGCCGGGCGCTCTACCAGTTCGTGGCGCGGTCGGCGCCGCCGTTCGTGGTCGGCATGGTCGCGTTCGGGATCACGCTGCCGGGCGATCCGCTGATCTGGCTGGCGCTGGTCCCGACGGTCATCCTCTCGGTCGGGGTCTCGTATGGCTGGCGCTTCTGCCTGAATCTCTCGACGTTCTGGTGGACGGACCATCGGGGGACGGCTGGCATCGCGATGATGATCGGGATGCTGTTCTCGGGCTTCCTGGTGCCCATCGCAATGTGGCCGGATGGCTTGCGGGAGATCGGCTACCTCTCGCCGTTCGCGGCGATGGTGGCCATCCCCATCGACGTGTTCCTGGGCAAGCTGTCCGGGACGGACGTGCTGGCGGCGCTGGCGCTGCAAGCATTTTGGCTGGTGGCGCTGCTGGCACTCGGGCGGCTGGTGCTGTCGGCGGCGCTGCACAAGCTCGTGGTGCAGGGGGGCTGA
- a CDS encoding ABC-2 family transporter protein encodes MRANLDLYLALVRAQVNAQLQYRTSFLLMAASQFVVTFTDFLMVLLLFTQFPSIAGWTLPEVAFLYGLGGIAFGVSDLVCGGFDGLSKMIRLGTFDRVLTRPVGTFAQVLASDVQIRRLGRIAQGVTVFALAVSWLDVTWSLDKLAVLALSLAGGAVIFTSIWVIGAAITFWTVQTSEVTNVFTYGGEALVSYPMPIYAEGIRWFFTYVVPLIFVSYLPALYILERPDPLGLPPFLQLCSPVVAVLFLLVARLCWAFGVRHYQGTGS; translated from the coding sequence ATGCGCGCCAACCTCGACCTTTACCTCGCGTTGGTCCGCGCCCAGGTCAATGCTCAGCTCCAGTACCGCACCTCGTTCCTGCTGATGGCCGCCAGCCAATTCGTCGTGACCTTCACCGACTTCCTGATGGTGCTGCTGCTCTTCACGCAGTTCCCGAGCATCGCCGGCTGGACGCTCCCCGAGGTGGCGTTTCTGTACGGGCTGGGCGGGATCGCCTTCGGGGTGTCCGACCTGGTGTGCGGCGGCTTCGACGGCCTCAGCAAGATGATCCGCCTCGGCACGTTCGACCGTGTGCTGACCCGCCCGGTCGGGACGTTCGCACAGGTGCTGGCGAGCGACGTGCAGATCCGCCGCCTCGGGCGGATCGCTCAGGGCGTGACGGTGTTCGCGCTGGCCGTGAGCTGGCTCGACGTGACCTGGAGCCTCGACAAGCTGGCCGTGCTGGCCCTCTCGCTGGCCGGCGGCGCGGTCATCTTTACATCGATCTGGGTCATCGGCGCGGCCATCACCTTCTGGACCGTCCAGACCTCCGAGGTGACCAACGTCTTCACCTACGGCGGCGAGGCGCTCGTGTCGTACCCGATGCCGATCTACGCCGAGGGCATCCGCTGGTTCTTCACCTACGTCGTGCCGCTGATCTTCGTGAGCTACCTGCCAGCACTCTACATTCTCGAACGCCCGGACCCGCTGGGCCTGCCGCCGTTCCTCCAGCTCTGCTCGCCGGTCGTCGCCGTGCTCTTCCTGCTGGTGGCGCGCCTGTGCTGGGCGTTCGGCGTGCGCCACTACCAGGGCACAGGATCGTGA
- a CDS encoding ATP-binding cassette domain-containing protein, whose protein sequence is MIEADDLRKTFRVHRRRQDGLLRMIRREAVDVAAVAGVSFTVAPGEMVGYVGPNGAGKSTTIKMLTGILQPSGGHVRVAGLDPASQRLEVAKRIGVVFGQRSQLWWDLPLVESFELLRHIYRVPAEAYRQRLGYLAELLELGSFMQTPVRQLSLGQRMRGDLTAALLHAPPVLFLDEPSIGLDVVAKARIRELLAQINRDQGVTMLLTTHDMADIERLCSRMLIIDRGRVIYDGSLDTIRAQYGDERTVVVDLEEAAPPLTIPGATVSRTDGPRQWLRFRRSETTAAQIIAEVAAAARLRDLTIEEPAIEDIVREVYEHGIGASA, encoded by the coding sequence ATGATCGAGGCTGATGATCTTCGCAAGACGTTCCGGGTCCACCGGCGGCGGCAGGACGGCCTGCTGCGGATGATCCGCCGCGAAGCTGTGGACGTGGCCGCCGTGGCCGGCGTCTCGTTCACCGTGGCGCCCGGGGAGATGGTCGGGTACGTCGGGCCGAACGGCGCCGGCAAGTCCACCACCATCAAGATGCTGACCGGCATTCTTCAGCCCAGCGGCGGGCATGTCCGCGTGGCCGGCCTCGATCCGGCCAGCCAGCGGCTGGAGGTCGCGAAGCGCATCGGCGTGGTGTTCGGGCAGCGCTCGCAGCTCTGGTGGGATCTGCCGCTGGTCGAGTCGTTCGAGCTGCTGCGCCACATCTACCGGGTGCCAGCCGAGGCGTACCGCCAGCGGCTCGGCTACCTGGCCGAGCTGCTGGAGCTGGGCAGCTTCATGCAGACGCCAGTCCGCCAGCTCTCGCTGGGCCAGCGGATGCGCGGCGACCTCACGGCGGCCCTGCTGCACGCCCCGCCCGTCCTCTTCCTGGACGAGCCGTCCATCGGGCTGGACGTGGTGGCGAAGGCGCGTATCCGCGAGCTGCTGGCGCAGATCAACCGCGACCAGGGTGTGACGATGCTGCTGACCACCCACGACATGGCCGACATCGAGCGGCTGTGCAGCCGCATGCTGATCATCGATCGCGGGCGGGTGATCTACGACGGCAGCCTGGACACGATCCGCGCGCAGTACGGCGACGAGCGGACCGTGGTGGTCGATCTGGAGGAAGCCGCCCCGCCCCTGACCATCCCCGGGGCCACGGTCAGCCGCACGGACGGACCGCGCCAGTGGCTCCGCTTCCGCCGCAGCGAGACGACGGCCGCCCAGATCATCGCGGAGGTGGCGGCTGCCGCCCGGCTCCGCGACCTGACCATTGAGGAGCCGGCCATCGAGGACATCGTGCGCGAGGTCTACGAGCACGGCATCGGCGCTTCAGCCTGA